From the Candidatus Eisenbacteria bacterium genome, one window contains:
- a CDS encoding alpha/beta hydrolase, translated as MPSPTVLVLPGYGDSGPEHWQTLWERRFGYVRVVQDDWEHPQRDAWVANLDAAVGRAPGEVALVAHSLGCALVAHWAARAACDRVVGALLVAPPDVDEVRHLIPEVESFSPVPLASLPFPAIVVASASDPYIEPGQARAFADGWGARLVELGDRGHINAESGLGEWLEGHRLLEELLDAGRR; from the coding sequence ATGCCCTCGCCGACCGTCCTCGTGCTGCCCGGGTACGGAGACTCCGGCCCGGAGCACTGGCAGACGTTGTGGGAGCGCCGCTTCGGCTACGTCCGGGTGGTGCAGGACGATTGGGAGCACCCCCAGCGCGACGCCTGGGTGGCGAACCTGGATGCGGCCGTCGGTCGCGCGCCGGGCGAGGTCGCCCTCGTCGCCCACAGCCTCGGGTGCGCGCTTGTGGCGCACTGGGCGGCGCGTGCGGCGTGCGACCGCGTCGTCGGAGCGCTGCTCGTAGCGCCTCCGGACGTGGACGAGGTCCGCCACCTCATCCCCGAGGTCGAGAGCTTCTCGCCGGTGCCGCTCGCGTCGCTTCCGTTTCCGGCGATCGTGGTCGCGAGCGCGTCCGATCCCTACATCGAGCCCGGGCAAGCACGCGCGTTCGCAGACGGCTGGGGCGCTCGGCTCGTCGAGCTGGGGGATCGCGGGCACATCAACGCCGAGTCGGGCCTCGGCGAATGGCTCGAAGGGCACCGTCTGCTGGAGGAGCTGCTGGACGCAGGGAGACGGTGA
- a CDS encoding VCBS repeat-containing protein codes for MADLNGDGKLDLAATGGGPPGGRGVVAVLLGDGSGGFGPPVSYQVGRFPYSIVAGDVNGDGKIDLATANNNSSDLSILLGHGDGTFGSSVEYYAGGLPTSLAGGDFNGDGRLDFVISAGPNATVGLFTGNGDGTFANVVGTFTSGSAALASADFDGDGKPDVATATLTGQRVLLSRCL; via the coding sequence GTGGCGGACCTGAACGGTGATGGGAAGCTCGACCTGGCCGCGACCGGCGGCGGTCCGCCCGGCGGCCGGGGTGTCGTCGCCGTCCTGCTCGGCGACGGCAGCGGGGGGTTCGGCCCCCCGGTGTCCTACCAGGTGGGCCGGTTCCCCTACTCGATCGTGGCCGGGGACGTGAACGGCGACGGCAAGATCGATCTGGCGACGGCGAACAACAACTCCTCGGACCTGAGCATCCTGCTCGGCCACGGCGACGGGACCTTCGGCTCGAGCGTCGAGTACTACGCCGGCGGCCTGCCCACCTCGCTCGCCGGGGGCGATTTCAACGGCGACGGCCGGCTCGACTTCGTGATCTCGGCCGGGCCGAACGCGACCGTCGGCCTCTTCACCGGCAATGGGGACGGCACGTTCGCGAACGTCGTGGGCACGTTCACCAGCGGGTCGGCGGCGCTGGCGTCCGCGGACTTCGACGGCGACGGGAAGCCCGACGTCGCGACGGCGACCCTCACGGGTCAGCGCGTGCTGCTCAGCCGCTGTCTCTAG
- a CDS encoding VCBS repeat-containing protein has product MPSSRAAALLVVLFVAMPAVAKVPLQVCKESCAARVDGDCGGLAKKKQQKRCRTKLWRQCRRGRIVCTATGTTLRPGSGCVTTFVVGPQLAGGTDQAVAGADLNGDGKRDLLLAANPSVMVRLGNGDGTFGELTGVDVGGDVHGIAVADLDGNGTVDLAAANFMSDPPPTGPSTVVNVSVLMGRGDGSFEGPIPYFVGTRDFHDVVAADFNGDNKPDLVVATQPSVVVLLNNGNGTFAGKVSTPRPTSAGPLRWRT; this is encoded by the coding sequence ATGCCCTCGTCACGCGCCGCCGCCCTCCTCGTCGTGCTGTTCGTGGCGATGCCCGCCGTCGCCAAGGTGCCGCTCCAGGTCTGCAAGGAGAGCTGTGCCGCGCGCGTGGACGGGGACTGCGGCGGCCTCGCGAAGAAGAAGCAGCAGAAGCGCTGCCGCACGAAGCTCTGGCGGCAGTGCCGGCGCGGCCGGATCGTGTGCACGGCCACGGGGACGACCCTGAGGCCGGGGTCGGGCTGCGTCACGACGTTCGTGGTGGGACCCCAGCTCGCCGGGGGCACCGACCAGGCCGTCGCCGGCGCCGACTTGAATGGCGACGGGAAGCGCGACCTGCTGCTCGCCGCCAACCCGAGCGTCATGGTGCGTCTCGGCAACGGCGACGGCACGTTCGGGGAGCTCACCGGGGTCGACGTCGGCGGCGACGTCCACGGCATTGCGGTCGCCGACCTCGACGGGAACGGCACGGTGGATCTGGCGGCGGCGAACTTCATGAGCGACCCGCCGCCCACCGGACCCAGCACGGTGGTGAACGTGTCGGTCCTCATGGGGAGGGGGGACGGGAGCTTCGAGGGCCCCATCCCGTACTTCGTGGGTACCCGCGACTTCCACGACGTCGTCGCAGCCGATTTCAACGGGGACAACAAGCCAGACCTGGTCGTGGCGACCCAGCCGTCGGTGGTCGTGCTGCTGAACAACGGCAACGGCACGTTCGCGGGCAAGGTCAGTACCCCTCGGCCGACATCGGCCGGGCCGTTGCGGTGGCGGACCTGA
- a CDS encoding HU family DNA-binding protein has translation MAKKAAKASPVRAQSKLNLSKPLKIGASSKPRSKGDVFRTIADSVGIHRRDVASVFHALGAVIKADLSKGGAGVFKVPGLMRITVKRKPATKAHMGINPFTKEQVMFKAKPARNVVRVRPLAGLKEMV, from the coding sequence ATGGCGAAGAAGGCAGCGAAGGCGTCACCGGTTCGGGCTCAGTCGAAGCTGAACCTCAGCAAGCCGCTCAAGATCGGCGCGTCGTCCAAGCCGCGCAGCAAGGGCGACGTCTTCCGGACGATCGCGGACAGCGTCGGCATTCACCGGCGTGACGTGGCGTCGGTGTTCCACGCGCTCGGGGCCGTCATCAAGGCCGATCTGTCGAAGGGCGGAGCCGGCGTCTTCAAGGTGCCCGGTCTCATGCGCATCACCGTCAAGCGCAAGCCCGCAACCAAGGCGCACATGGGCATCAACCCGTTCACGAAGGAGCAGGTGATGTTCAAGGCGAAGCCGGCGCGCAACGTGGTGCGCGTCCGGCCGCTCGCGGGCTTGAAAGAGATGGTCTGA
- the rlmJ gene encoding 23S rRNA (adenine(2030)-N(6))-methyltransferase RlmJ, with protein sequence MTTPRSRYRIDDTRDYSHRFHAGNVGDVWKHCVLVEILRRVAAARRVAYVETHAGEGFYPLGPTGEWSEGIGRLWASFETTTRDDAVARYVALCRRLGAGGERPTRYPGSPALARDVLGANAELTLWERDNTTLARLAEHTKSDSRVRLVCGDGLAALGGAIHGAEAGADAQVVLVDPPYTQKADWTLVPDALVRALRHSRRACVVLWYPVKSLTRPNAMIAKLAAAGVPGTIAELVTTPLEHQRQRLNGSGLLLVRPPDGALEAISAAAPVIGERCATHAGAWSARMQAWT encoded by the coding sequence GTGACCACGCCCCGATCGCGCTATCGCATCGACGACACGCGCGACTACAGCCACCGCTTCCACGCCGGCAACGTCGGCGACGTCTGGAAGCATTGCGTGCTGGTCGAGATCCTGCGCCGCGTGGCCGCGGCACGACGCGTCGCCTACGTGGAAACCCATGCGGGAGAAGGGTTCTATCCACTCGGCCCGACCGGCGAATGGAGCGAGGGCATCGGCCGTCTGTGGGCATCGTTCGAGACGACGACGCGTGACGACGCCGTTGCACGCTACGTCGCGCTCTGCCGCCGCCTCGGCGCCGGTGGCGAACGTCCCACGCGCTATCCGGGCTCGCCCGCGCTCGCGCGCGACGTGCTCGGCGCGAATGCCGAGCTGACGCTCTGGGAGCGCGACAATACGACGCTCGCGCGCCTCGCCGAGCATACGAAGAGTGACTCGCGCGTGCGTCTCGTCTGCGGCGACGGCCTCGCCGCGCTGGGCGGCGCGATCCACGGCGCCGAAGCCGGTGCCGACGCGCAGGTCGTGCTCGTCGACCCGCCCTACACGCAGAAGGCGGACTGGACGCTCGTGCCCGATGCGCTCGTGCGCGCCCTGCGACATTCGCGTCGCGCGTGCGTCGTGCTCTGGTACCCGGTGAAGAGTCTCACGCGGCCGAACGCGATGATCGCGAAGCTCGCGGCGGCGGGAGTGCCGGGAACGATCGCGGAGCTCGTCACGACGCCGCTCGAGCACCAGCGCCAGCGCTTGAACGGCAGCGGTCTCCTCCTGGTTCGTCCGCCGGACGGAGCGCTCGAGGCGATCTCCGCCGCCGCACCCGTGATCGGCGAGCGGTGCGCGACGCACGCGGGCGCCTGGTCGGCGAGGATGCAGGCCTGGACGTGA
- a CDS encoding amidohydrolase family protein: MTYEIVRFPYDGTIDADGHVLESATLWEDYLEEKYRTRALRIRVDDAGLEYLEIDGKPSARTRDGSLGLLGAMGDATARPAPDRRYATSMPFGAGDARERVRLLDRENLAKSILYPTIGLLWECELEDPELTLAYQRAYNRWIADFCRDSGGRLVPIAHLTLLDPVGSADELERAVADGCRGAFVAPFTHSRKAHGHPDHDALYARAAALGVPLAIHPTFEPFWAAPVRFKRLGRARDFFYNVMLRQGVQQAYLSCIALGTLDRFPTLRLGVLESGAGWIGSFLDRANAVAEVGQGLPAGLTRRPSDYFREQCFISADPDETAAPWIVDHVGADCFIWATDFPHPDHPGTWARALERFVAPLSAETRAKVLGRNVARIYGL, encoded by the coding sequence ATGACCTACGAGATCGTCCGCTTTCCCTACGACGGCACCATCGACGCCGACGGCCACGTGCTCGAGTCGGCGACGCTCTGGGAGGACTATCTCGAGGAGAAATACCGGACGCGCGCGCTTCGCATCCGCGTCGACGACGCCGGGCTCGAGTACCTGGAGATCGACGGCAAGCCGTCCGCCCGAACGCGCGACGGCTCGCTCGGGCTCCTCGGCGCCATGGGCGACGCCACGGCGCGGCCCGCGCCGGATCGTCGCTACGCGACCTCCATGCCCTTCGGCGCGGGCGACGCGCGTGAACGCGTCCGGCTCCTCGACCGGGAGAACCTCGCGAAGAGCATCCTCTATCCGACGATCGGGCTCCTGTGGGAGTGCGAGCTCGAGGATCCCGAGCTCACGCTCGCCTACCAGCGCGCCTACAACCGCTGGATCGCCGACTTCTGTCGCGACTCCGGGGGGCGGCTCGTTCCCATCGCGCACCTGACGCTGCTCGATCCGGTCGGCTCCGCCGACGAGCTCGAGCGCGCGGTCGCCGACGGGTGCAGGGGCGCGTTCGTGGCGCCGTTCACGCACTCGCGCAAGGCGCACGGACACCCGGACCATGACGCCCTCTACGCGCGCGCGGCGGCGCTCGGCGTGCCGCTCGCGATCCATCCGACCTTCGAGCCGTTCTGGGCCGCACCGGTCCGCTTCAAGCGTCTCGGTCGTGCGCGCGACTTCTTCTACAACGTCATGCTGCGCCAGGGCGTGCAGCAGGCCTATCTCTCGTGCATCGCGCTCGGGACGCTCGACCGCTTCCCGACCCTGCGACTCGGCGTGCTCGAGTCGGGCGCGGGCTGGATCGGGTCCTTCCTCGATCGTGCGAACGCCGTAGCGGAGGTGGGGCAGGGTCTGCCGGCCGGCCTGACACGACGGCCAAGCGACTACTTCCGCGAGCAGTGCTTCATCTCCGCCGATCCGGACGAGACCGCCGCGCCCTGGATCGTCGACCACGTGGGCGCCGACTGCTTCATCTGGGCGACGGACTTTCCCCACCCGGACCACCCCGGCACGTGGGCACGCGCGCTGGAGCGGTTCGTGGCCCCGCTCTCGGCCGAGACGCGCGCCAAGGTCCTCGGACGGAACGTGGCCCGGATCTACGGTCTGTAG
- a CDS encoding glutathione S-transferase family protein, which translates to MLRFFFASGSPFAWRVHLALVEKAIEHQAVLLSFQAGDLKKAEYVAISPHAKVPALVAGDLALYESQPILEYLEDRHPAPPLLPSDPAGRALVRIEETECTLYFFEAFSALARQVFFTPADERDQKAIDAGRAAVRAQLGRVDGRAAKRGGDFVMGKTFTRADTSWLPFVELAGRAGIDVGGVAPWIGAWRDRMRARPSYDKTYPPHWRTSPPPV; encoded by the coding sequence ATGCTGCGATTCTTCTTCGCGTCCGGCTCGCCGTTCGCGTGGCGCGTGCACCTGGCCCTGGTCGAGAAGGCGATCGAGCACCAGGCCGTGCTCCTGAGCTTCCAGGCGGGCGACTTGAAGAAGGCCGAGTACGTCGCGATCAGCCCGCATGCCAAGGTGCCCGCTCTCGTCGCCGGCGACCTCGCGCTGTACGAGTCGCAACCGATCCTCGAGTACCTGGAGGATCGCCATCCTGCGCCGCCGCTCCTTCCCTCCGACCCGGCCGGTCGGGCCCTCGTCCGGATCGAGGAGACCGAGTGCACGCTGTACTTCTTCGAGGCCTTCAGCGCGCTCGCGCGGCAGGTGTTCTTCACGCCGGCGGACGAGCGGGACCAGAAGGCGATCGACGCGGGACGCGCCGCGGTCCGCGCACAGCTGGGGCGAGTGGATGGGCGCGCGGCCAAGCGCGGCGGCGACTTCGTCATGGGCAAGACGTTCACCCGCGCCGACACGAGCTGGCTGCCGTTCGTCGAGCTCGCGGGTCGGGCGGGCATCGACGTCGGCGGCGTCGCGCCGTGGATCGGCGCCTGGCGCGACCGGATGCGCGCGCGCCCGAGCTACGACAAGACCTACCCGCCACACTGGCGGACGTCGCCGCCGCCGGTGTGA
- a CDS encoding DUF4260 domain-containing protein: MTGEPGVVTGFPAVLLRSEGGALLALSLFFYPAFGWSWLLYVVLLLAPDVGMLGYLGGTRVGAVAYNAVHTYALPAALGAAGVAMGNGTACAIALIWLGHIGMDRLLGFGLKYPTSFHHTHLGMLGGRARS; the protein is encoded by the coding sequence ATGACCGGCGAACCGGGTGTGGTCACGGGATTCCCGGCGGTCCTGCTTCGCAGCGAGGGCGGCGCGCTGCTCGCGCTGTCGCTCTTCTTCTATCCGGCGTTCGGGTGGTCGTGGCTCCTCTACGTCGTCCTGCTGCTGGCGCCGGACGTCGGGATGCTCGGCTATCTCGGCGGGACGCGCGTCGGCGCCGTTGCCTACAACGCCGTCCATACGTACGCGCTTCCGGCCGCGCTCGGCGCCGCGGGTGTCGCCATGGGGAACGGGACGGCCTGCGCGATCGCCCTCATCTGGCTCGGACACATCGGCATGGACCGGCTGCTCGGGTTCGGGCTCAAGTACCCGACGAGCTTCCACCACACGCACCTGGGGATGCTGGGCGGCCGCGCGCGTTCGTGA
- a CDS encoding DUF4215 domain-containing protein: MRRVFSCLVVLVASLHAGSASAQAPAELVKDLGPDLPAVAQFATAAVRAGSVWYFGEKELWRTDGTDTGTVLVKDINPLGNSLPDRFATDGHTIWFVADDGVHGREIWSSDGTAQGTTLYLDVVPGAVGSDPFSLRVIGNLLFFMVADPGGSPISLWRGDGTPGGTFALAHAAASPYLPPEAVGGTLLFENCDTICSLWSSDGTVAGTTMLADIGEVGTDLGGRLRFVAAGNRVYVINPTRAGGGSLWTTDGTGAGTTKVLDAPGPELGSDAILVNTAGLAKDGDLYFVTNTPVVPITGDVASSTLWRTNGSPGNATAIKQILRDPAYGTEYDSQAFIGSLIPVDDDVYFLARGYILFQDAGVYRTNGTAAGTSLTTLPKQPNAFYLVNGTPLFGTYDQLWITDGTPSGTHPITPHGDGAGVNGGMDVGDTLVIPSAQCNVPAFRRFALGQPGTSLLQPRPTVPTSGAPLGAPNYGDTCGGGSSLKGASAELAGSMLYAGTDSVSGSSTTPLWRTDGTDAGTYQLDTLTEPCLTRLGTRALFFRNSEELTATTGTVAGTQKLADVPNFVACPVVMGTSAYFSSLPTTQGALWKTNGTPAGTFQVVLFNAGAPDALHAVGNKLFFQNLSGNQLWVSDGTFPGTTILLNYVPNPIGAPPLEAMLSAGSNLIFGNMADQGLCAVWRSDGTAAGTYGVAYTGTAGNLYTGCGMYDSMATVGSQVLFFVNNVTEAQLWKTDGTLAGTTMVTGGIPGGGSLFVYLPSVVGTIGQHLIFVPTDGSVWTSDGTALGTHPLPSVPNDAFINSRYNALGSADGVFFLMGQDPEHGGELWRTDGTDAGTWLLDDVVKGPDSSWPTALGSLGTTVFFSAKDERHLGTSQLFKIENAGTCGNGTIEGTELCDDGNGDDGDACTTGCVPNVCGDGIVKVGVEECDDGNTLDGDCCSSSCMLDAAGTSCADDGDPCGVEQCDGAGACIHTNPALAGTVCRPGAGPCDVTDQCDGVNPTCPFDLFDETQQVCRASTASCDIEEVCSGTAAACPFDRSCTGGSTTTTSTTPGPTTTSTTIPPPLTCAPAPVSGCKRSAVPAKGLLSIKNSTKDAGDSLTWKWSRGPAVAPGEFGDPLNTHDYVLCLYEGSGNTLTFQARLPTNASGLCFPEPCWKAKGPTKFAYQSKPPSSFPDGVKSLLLQSGLDQKSKVTAKAKGFGLSNRPFGLPTPPLNAPLLVQLQSEAGTCFEGSFSTPTVNAGGKFKAKSD; this comes from the coding sequence ATGCGCCGCGTCTTCTCCTGTCTCGTCGTCCTAGTCGCCTCCTTGCACGCCGGCAGCGCGTCGGCCCAGGCCCCGGCCGAGCTGGTAAAGGATCTGGGGCCGGACCTTCCGGCGGTCGCACAGTTCGCCACCGCTGCGGTCCGTGCAGGATCGGTCTGGTACTTCGGCGAGAAGGAGCTCTGGCGCACGGACGGGACCGACACCGGTACCGTTCTGGTGAAGGACATCAATCCGCTCGGGAACTCGCTCCCGGACCGGTTCGCTACCGATGGACACACGATCTGGTTCGTGGCGGACGACGGCGTGCACGGGCGGGAGATCTGGTCGTCCGACGGGACGGCCCAGGGCACGACGCTTTACCTCGACGTCGTCCCGGGGGCCGTCGGGTCCGATCCATTCTCCCTGCGCGTGATCGGGAACCTGTTGTTCTTCATGGTCGCCGACCCCGGCGGCTCCCCGATCTCTCTCTGGCGGGGCGACGGCACGCCGGGTGGAACGTTCGCCCTCGCGCACGCGGCGGCGTCGCCGTATCTGCCGCCCGAGGCCGTCGGCGGCACTCTCCTGTTCGAGAACTGCGACACGATCTGTTCGCTCTGGAGCAGCGACGGCACGGTTGCCGGAACGACCATGCTCGCCGACATCGGAGAGGTCGGGACCGATCTTGGTGGTCGGCTCCGCTTCGTGGCAGCTGGAAACCGCGTCTACGTCATCAATCCGACGAGGGCCGGTGGGGGCTCGCTCTGGACCACCGACGGCACGGGCGCGGGCACCACGAAGGTGCTCGATGCGCCAGGACCGGAGCTGGGAAGCGATGCCATTCTCGTAAACACGGCCGGGCTCGCGAAGGACGGCGATCTCTACTTCGTTACGAACACGCCGGTCGTGCCGATCACCGGCGACGTCGCGAGCTCCACGCTCTGGCGGACGAACGGCAGCCCCGGCAACGCGACGGCGATCAAGCAGATCCTGCGGGATCCGGCCTATGGCACCGAGTACGACTCGCAGGCGTTCATCGGATCGCTGATCCCGGTCGACGACGACGTCTATTTCCTCGCTCGCGGCTACATCCTCTTCCAGGATGCCGGGGTCTACCGGACGAACGGCACCGCGGCGGGAACGTCGCTCACGACGCTGCCGAAGCAGCCGAATGCCTTCTACCTCGTGAACGGCACGCCGCTGTTCGGAACCTACGACCAGCTCTGGATCACCGACGGGACGCCGAGTGGAACCCACCCCATCACGCCGCACGGCGACGGCGCCGGGGTCAACGGCGGTATGGACGTGGGCGACACGCTCGTGATTCCGTCCGCGCAGTGCAACGTGCCCGCCTTCCGCCGCTTCGCGCTGGGCCAGCCCGGCACCTCGCTCCTTCAGCCGCGCCCGACGGTGCCGACCTCGGGCGCCCCGCTGGGCGCGCCCAACTACGGCGACACGTGTGGCGGTGGCTCCAGCCTGAAGGGCGCCTCCGCCGAGCTCGCCGGCTCGATGCTGTACGCGGGCACCGACAGCGTCTCTGGCTCGTCGACCACGCCGCTTTGGCGCACCGACGGGACCGACGCCGGAACGTACCAACTGGACACGCTCACCGAGCCCTGTTTGACCCGACTCGGAACGAGAGCCCTGTTCTTCCGGAACAGCGAGGAGCTTACCGCAACCACCGGAACCGTCGCAGGCACCCAGAAGCTGGCGGACGTTCCGAACTTCGTGGCGTGCCCCGTGGTGATGGGGACGAGCGCGTACTTCTCTTCCCTTCCGACCACCCAGGGAGCGCTCTGGAAGACCAACGGCACGCCCGCCGGGACGTTTCAGGTGGTCCTCTTCAACGCAGGGGCACCCGACGCTCTCCACGCCGTCGGCAACAAGCTCTTCTTCCAGAACCTCAGCGGCAACCAACTGTGGGTCAGCGACGGAACGTTCCCGGGAACGACGATCCTCCTCAACTATGTGCCGAACCCCATCGGGGCGCCTCCGCTCGAGGCGATGCTCTCCGCCGGTTCCAATTTGATCTTCGGAAACATGGCCGACCAGGGCCTTTGTGCGGTGTGGCGGAGCGACGGTACCGCGGCCGGGACCTACGGCGTCGCCTACACGGGGACCGCCGGAAACCTGTACACCGGCTGTGGGATGTACGACTCCATGGCGACCGTCGGCAGCCAGGTGCTCTTCTTCGTCAACAATGTAACCGAGGCGCAACTCTGGAAGACCGACGGCACGCTGGCGGGGACCACGATGGTCACTGGAGGCATACCTGGCGGAGGCAGCCTGTTCGTCTACCTTCCCAGCGTCGTCGGGACGATCGGTCAGCACCTCATCTTCGTGCCGACCGACGGCAGCGTCTGGACGAGCGACGGCACCGCACTCGGCACGCATCCTTTGCCGAGCGTGCCGAACGACGCCTTCATCAACTCCCGCTACAATGCACTCGGCTCGGCTGACGGCGTCTTCTTTCTCATGGGCCAGGATCCGGAGCACGGCGGCGAGCTCTGGCGCACCGATGGCACGGACGCCGGCACGTGGTTGCTGGACGACGTCGTCAAAGGTCCCGACTCGTCGTGGCCGACGGCCCTCGGCTCGCTCGGAACGACGGTCTTCTTCTCGGCCAAGGACGAGCGCCATCTCGGCACCTCGCAGCTCTTCAAGATCGAGAACGCCGGTACGTGCGGCAACGGGACGATCGAAGGCACCGAGCTCTGCGACGACGGCAACGGCGACGACGGCGACGCGTGTACGACGGGCTGCGTGCCGAACGTCTGCGGTGACGGCATCGTCAAGGTGGGCGTCGAGGAGTGTGACGACGGCAACACGCTCGACGGCGATTGCTGCTCGTCGTCGTGCATGCTCGACGCCGCCGGGACGTCGTGCGCCGACGACGGCGATCCATGTGGCGTCGAGCAGTGCGACGGCGCAGGCGCCTGCATCCACACGAACCCGGCGCTGGCCGGAACGGTCTGCCGGCCGGGCGCCGGTCCGTGCGACGTCACGGACCAATGCGACGGCGTGAATCCCACCTGCCCCTTCGACCTCTTCGATGAGACGCAGCAGGTCTGCCGCGCGTCGACGGCGTCGTGCGACATCGAGGAGGTGTGCAGCGGGACTGCCGCCGCGTGCCCGTTCGACCGGAGCTGCACCGGGGGTAGCACGACGACGACGAGCACGACCCCCGGACCAACCACCACGTCGACGACGATCCCGCCGCCGCTCACCTGCGCGCCGGCGCCCGTCTCGGGGTGCAAGCGATCCGCGGTGCCGGCCAAAGGCCTGCTGTCGATCAAGAACAGCACCAAGGACGCGGGAGACAGCCTCACCTGGAAGTGGTCCCGCGGCCCGGCCGTGGCGCCAGGGGAGTTCGGTGATCCCCTCAACACCCACGACTACGTGCTGTGTCTCTACGAAGGTTCGGGCAACACGCTGACCTTCCAGGCGAGGCTGCCCACGAACGCGTCGGGCCTGTGCTTCCCGGAGCCGTGCTGGAAGGCCAAGGGACCGACGAAGTTCGCCTACCAGAGCAAGCCGCCCTCCTCGTTCCCCGACGGCGTGAAGTCGCTCCTTCTCCAGAGCGGGCTCGACCAGAAGTCGAAGGTCACCGCCAAGGCAAAGGGTTTCGGGCTCTCGAACCGTCCTTTCGGGTTGCCGACGCCACCTCTCAACGCGCCGCTCCTCGTCCAGCTTCAGAGCGAGGCCGGCACGTGCTTCGAGGGGTCGTTCAGCACTCCGACCGTGAACGCCGGAGGGAAATTCAAAGCGAAGAGCGACTGA